A single window of Polaribacter sp. SA4-10 DNA harbors:
- a CDS encoding M1 family aminopeptidase: MFLTIFKQELKYWFNKPAFYIYLSIFLLLSLFLAATSAGIFDSLTATTGSSNIVNSPIGISGLFNGLTTFIFFLFPSIIGVSVYRDYQSEMHTILYSYPFTKANYLFAKFLSSILVVVIIATVIGLGMFIGFRLPGTNAEIVGNFNGLAYLQSYLVYIIPNILLFGAIVFGVVTFTRNIAAGFITVVLLMLIQGIMGNLMADTDNRFISALIDPFGAEAANYYTRYWTVSEQNEQMLPIKGVIIYNRLLWLGIAGLVFGLVFKFFTFSQNAVTFSFRKQKPERTTKSNFGGITRINLPKVNYDFSFIQNLKTTWKLSNIDFKYIFKSWPFISIVLVGLIFILISATALGEVFGTKTYPMTWQMLLIPGNFFSLFINICTFLYAGMLVHRAKIARINHLVDATPLPNWTLLLSKFIALLKMQVVLLFVILVGGMLIQIYNGYYNFEIGHYLYELYVLNFIHFVIWALLALFIQTLIGNPYLGLFVLLVIAIGIPFLSFLGIEQSIFKYNQGPRFSYNDMNGYGSSVSGYLIYKLYWLLGGLVLLVTAGLFWVRGIPNSFKERMSIASGRFKGYTTIGFTVLLVSFLGLGFSIYKENNIDNNSISVKEGEKLRVKWEKAYKKYEAYAQPRIVSVKTAVNIFPKELNFDASGTYVMVNKTKEAIDSLFLNHNSYPSTFVFNKEATLVLEDSIQNFDIYHLKEALKPGDSLTLNFTVNNKSKTWLRKNSPVIENGTFLNNFQLFPSLGYSTQGELSDDKTRKKYDLPKNDLRPHPSDSSALNNTYISKDSDWINFEATVSTSEDQIAIAPGYLQKEWVKDGRKYFHYKMDSKILNFYAFNSAKYEVKKDKWNDVNLEIYYHKGHEFNLDRMMKGMKASLDYNSKNFSPYQHKQLRIVEFTGGGFAQSFPNTIPFAGDAGFIADVDDTDEGGVDYPFAITVHEVAHQWWAHQVIGADVLGATMLSESVSEYVALKVLEHQHGKAKMRKFLKKSLDGYLSQRTMERKRENSLMLNDGQGYIHYQKGSLVFYALSDYIGEENLNNALKKYVEKVKFQEAPYTTSIEMVDFIKAATPDSLQYVIKDMFETITLYKNSIVNVASTQLENGKYQVDIEFEVSKYRNDEKGKKYYGEKVGDTLSYKTVEMKKPLLSVSLADYIDIGIFTEEEIDGKKKEVEIYLKKHKITKINNKITIIVDKKPVEVGVDPYNKLIDTKSDDNRRKL, translated from the coding sequence ATGTTTTTAACAATATTCAAACAAGAATTAAAATATTGGTTTAATAAACCAGCATTTTATATTTACCTATCCATTTTTTTACTGTTATCGCTTTTTTTAGCAGCAACTTCTGCAGGAATTTTTGATAGCTTAACAGCAACAACAGGTTCATCAAACATCGTTAATTCACCAATTGGAATTAGTGGATTATTTAACGGGTTAACCACTTTTATTTTCTTCCTTTTTCCTTCTATTATTGGCGTTTCAGTTTATAGAGATTATCAAAGTGAAATGCATACTATTTTGTATTCCTACCCTTTTACAAAAGCAAATTATCTGTTTGCTAAATTTTTAAGTTCAATTTTAGTTGTTGTAATTATTGCAACCGTTATTGGGTTGGGAATGTTTATTGGTTTTAGATTACCAGGAACCAATGCAGAAATTGTAGGAAACTTTAATGGATTGGCATATTTACAATCGTATTTGGTTTATATAATTCCTAATATTTTATTATTTGGAGCCATTGTTTTTGGTGTAGTTACTTTTACAAGAAATATTGCAGCTGGTTTTATTACGGTTGTTTTATTAATGTTGATTCAAGGAATTATGGGTAATTTAATGGCAGACACAGACAATAGATTTATTTCTGCATTAATTGATCCTTTTGGAGCGGAAGCTGCAAATTATTACACACGTTATTGGACTGTTTCTGAACAAAACGAACAAATGTTACCTATTAAAGGAGTCATTATTTATAACAGATTATTGTGGTTAGGTATTGCAGGTTTAGTTTTTGGCTTGGTGTTTAAATTTTTTACTTTCAGCCAAAATGCAGTTACTTTTTCTTTTAGAAAGCAAAAACCGGAACGTACAACTAAATCTAATTTTGGAGGAATTACAAGAATTAACTTGCCTAAAGTAAATTATGATTTCTCTTTTATTCAGAATTTAAAAACGACGTGGAAGTTATCTAATATCGATTTTAAATATATTTTTAAAAGTTGGCCTTTTATCAGTATTGTTTTAGTTGGGTTAATTTTTATCTTGATTTCAGCAACTGCTTTGGGTGAAGTTTTTGGTACAAAAACATATCCAATGACTTGGCAAATGTTGTTAATTCCAGGAAATTTCTTTTCGCTTTTTATTAATATTTGTACTTTTTTATATGCAGGAATGTTGGTGCATAGAGCAAAAATTGCAAGAATTAATCATTTGGTAGATGCAACTCCACTTCCTAATTGGACGTTATTACTTTCAAAATTTATTGCTTTACTTAAAATGCAAGTGGTTTTATTATTTGTGATATTGGTTGGAGGAATGTTAATTCAGATTTACAACGGATATTATAATTTTGAAATTGGTCATTATTTATATGAATTATATGTTTTAAATTTTATTCATTTTGTTATTTGGGCTTTGTTGGCGTTGTTTATACAAACATTAATTGGAAATCCATATTTAGGTTTATTTGTCTTGTTGGTAATTGCAATAGGAATTCCATTTTTATCTTTTTTAGGAATAGAGCAATCAATTTTTAAATACAATCAAGGACCAAGATTTAGTTATAATGACATGAATGGTTACGGTTCTTCTGTTTCTGGATATCTTATTTATAAACTTTACTGGCTTTTAGGAGGATTGGTTTTGTTAGTTACTGCAGGCTTATTTTGGGTTCGTGGAATTCCGAATTCATTTAAAGAGCGTATGTCTATAGCTAGTGGTAGATTTAAAGGATATACAACGATAGGTTTTACTGTTTTATTGGTTTCTTTTTTAGGTTTAGGATTTTCAATTTACAAAGAAAATAATATTGATAATAATAGTATATCAGTAAAAGAAGGAGAGAAACTAAGAGTTAAGTGGGAGAAAGCGTATAAAAAATATGAAGCGTATGCACAACCAAGAATTGTATCTGTAAAAACAGCCGTAAATATTTTTCCAAAAGAACTAAATTTTGATGCTTCAGGAACCTATGTTATGGTAAATAAAACAAAAGAAGCTATAGATAGTTTGTTTTTAAACCATAATAGCTATCCAAGTACATTTGTGTTTAATAAAGAGGCTACTTTAGTTTTAGAAGATTCTATTCAGAATTTTGATATTTATCACTTAAAAGAAGCTTTAAAACCTGGCGATAGTTTAACGTTAAACTTTACTGTAAACAACAAATCTAAAACTTGGTTGCGTAAAAATTCTCCGGTAATAGAAAACGGAACATTCTTAAATAATTTTCAGTTATTTCCCTCTTTAGGATATTCAACACAAGGAGAATTAAGTGATGATAAAACGAGAAAAAAATACGATTTACCAAAAAATGATTTACGTCCTCATCCTTCAGATTCTTCGGCTTTAAATAATACCTATATTTCTAAAGATTCAGATTGGATCAATTTTGAAGCAACCGTTTCTACGTCAGAAGATCAAATTGCAATTGCTCCGGGATATTTACAAAAAGAATGGGTAAAAGACGGAAGAAAGTATTTTCATTATAAAATGGATAGTAAAATTTTAAATTTCTATGCGTTTAATTCAGCCAAATATGAAGTAAAAAAAGACAAGTGGAATGATGTGAATCTAGAAATCTATTATCATAAAGGACACGAATTTAATTTAGATAGAATGATGAAAGGGATGAAAGCGTCTTTAGATTACAATTCTAAAAACTTTAGTCCTTATCAACATAAACAATTAAGAATTGTTGAGTTTACTGGTGGCGGTTTTGCACAATCATTTCCAAATACAATTCCTTTTGCAGGAGATGCAGGTTTTATTGCAGATGTAGATGATACAGATGAAGGAGGCGTAGATTATCCTTTTGCAATTACGGTACATGAAGTTGCGCATCAATGGTGGGCGCATCAAGTAATTGGTGCAGATGTTTTAGGAGCAACAATGTTGTCTGAAAGTGTCTCTGAATATGTTGCTTTAAAGGTGTTAGAGCATCAACATGGAAAAGCTAAAATGCGTAAGTTCTTAAAAAAATCGTTAGATGGTTATTTATCACAAAGAACTATGGAGAGAAAAAGAGAAAATAGTTTAATGCTTAATGATGGTCAAGGGTACATTCACTATCAAAAAGGATCATTAGTTTTTTATGCTTTAAGCGATTATATTGGTGAAGAAAACTTAAATAATGCACTTAAAAAGTATGTAGAGAAAGTGAAGTTTCAAGAAGCACCTTATACGACATCAATAGAAATGGTAGACTTTATTAAGGCAGCAACTCCAGATTCTTTACAATATGTTATAAAGGATATGTTTGAAACAATTACTTTATATAAAAATAGCATTGTTAATGTAGCATCTACCCAATTAGAAAATGGAAAATATCAAGTAGATATAGAGTTTGAAGTTTCTAAATACAGAAATGATGAAAAAGGGAAGAAGTATTATGGAGAAAAAGTAGGAGACACTTTGTCTTATAAAACAGTTGAAATGAAAAAACCTCTTTTGTCTGTTTCTTTAGCAGATTATATAGATATTGGTATTTTTACTGAAGAAGAAATCGATGGAAAAAAGAAAGAAGTAGAAATCTATTTGAAGAAACATAAAATCACTAAAATCAATAATAAAATTACGATTATTGTAGATAAGAAACCTGTTGAAGTTGGTGTAGATCCTTATAATAAATTGATTGACACAAAATCTGACGACAATAGAAGAAAACTATAA
- a CDS encoding ABC transporter ATP-binding protein — translation MKLVIENLTKTYKNGVKAIDDLSIEIGTGMFGLLGPNGAGKSSLMRTIATLQSPDSGTITFGDIDVLEDNMSLRKVLGYLPQSFGVYPEMSAEDLLDYFATLKGISNKSERKAIVKEVLEITNLYDVRKKHVAGYSGGMKQRFGIAQLLLNNPKLIIVDEPTAGLDPAERHRFLNVLREVGTNCTVIFSTHIVEDVKELCNEMAILNGGRILKHTTPIEATKEIEGTIWTKVIQRDELELVEATYNLLSSNYNQDNTLNVRVYAAEKPADDFVAAKPQLDDVYFIALKQDEPVLTS, via the coding sequence ATGAAACTAGTAATAGAGAATCTAACAAAAACATATAAAAATGGTGTAAAAGCTATTGATGATTTAAGTATAGAAATCGGAACAGGAATGTTTGGTTTGTTGGGGCCAAATGGCGCAGGAAAATCATCTTTGATGAGAACTATAGCAACATTGCAAAGTCCTGATTCTGGTACGATTACTTTTGGGGATATTGATGTTTTAGAAGACAATATGTCTTTAAGAAAAGTATTAGGGTATTTACCTCAATCTTTTGGTGTATATCCAGAAATGTCTGCTGAAGATTTGTTAGATTATTTTGCAACTTTAAAAGGAATTAGCAATAAATCTGAAAGAAAAGCAATTGTAAAAGAGGTTTTAGAAATTACTAATTTATACGATGTAAGAAAAAAACATGTAGCAGGTTATTCTGGCGGAATGAAACAGCGTTTTGGAATTGCACAGTTACTTTTAAACAATCCAAAATTGATAATTGTAGATGAACCAACGGCAGGTTTAGATCCAGCAGAGCGTCATCGTTTTTTAAATGTTTTACGTGAAGTTGGTACAAATTGTACTGTTATATTTTCTACACATATTGTAGAAGATGTAAAAGAATTGTGTAATGAAATGGCAATTTTAAATGGTGGTAGAATTTTAAAACATACCACACCAATTGAAGCTACCAAAGAAATTGAAGGAACAATTTGGACGAAAGTTATTCAAAGAGATGAATTAGAATTGGTAGAAGCCACCTATAATTTACTTTCATCAAACTATAACCAAGACAATACTTTAAATGTTCGTGTCTATGCTGCTGAGAAACCAGCTGATGATTTTGTAGCTGCAAAACCACAATTAGACGATGTGTATTTTATCGCTTTAAAACAAGATGAACCTGTTTTAACAAGTTAA
- a CDS encoding M42 family metallopeptidase: MAKKSILNKESLTFLEKYLNNAAPTGYEWEGQKIWMEYLKPYVDEFITDTYGSAVGIINPDAKYKVVIEGHADEISWYVNYISDNGLIYVIRNGGSDHQIAPSKIVNIHTKNGIVKGVFGWPAIHTRDKANEEAPKPDNIFIDTGCATKKEVEDLGVHVGCVITYPDEFHILNGDKFVCRALDNRMGGFMIAEVARLLKENKKELPFGLYITNSVQEEIGLRGAEMITQTIKPNVAIVTDVTHDTTTPMIEAKKAGHLEMGKGPVIAYAPAVQQKLRDLITETAEEKKIPFQRSALSRATGTDTDAFAYSNGGVASALISLPLRYMHTTVEMVHRDDVENVIKMIYETLLKIKDGETFSYFD; the protein is encoded by the coding sequence ATGGCGAAAAAATCAATTTTAAATAAAGAATCACTTACTTTTTTAGAAAAGTATTTAAATAATGCTGCTCCAACTGGTTATGAATGGGAAGGTCAGAAAATTTGGATGGAGTATTTAAAACCTTATGTAGATGAATTTATTACAGATACATATGGTTCTGCCGTTGGTATTATAAATCCTGATGCAAAATACAAAGTTGTAATTGAAGGTCATGCAGATGAAATTTCTTGGTATGTAAACTATATTTCAGATAACGGATTAATTTATGTAATCAGAAATGGAGGTTCAGATCATCAAATTGCTCCAAGTAAGATTGTAAATATCCATACTAAAAACGGAATTGTAAAAGGTGTTTTTGGTTGGCCAGCAATTCATACAAGAGATAAAGCAAATGAAGAAGCACCAAAACCAGACAATATATTTATTGATACAGGTTGTGCTACAAAAAAAGAGGTAGAAGATTTAGGCGTTCATGTGGGTTGTGTAATTACCTATCCAGATGAGTTTCATATTTTAAATGGAGATAAATTTGTTTGTAGAGCTTTAGACAACAGAATGGGTGGTTTTATGATTGCTGAAGTTGCTCGTTTGTTAAAAGAAAACAAAAAAGAATTACCATTTGGCTTATATATTACCAATTCTGTACAAGAAGAAATTGGGTTGCGTGGAGCAGAAATGATTACACAAACCATAAAACCAAACGTGGCAATTGTAACGGATGTAACACACGATACAACAACACCAATGATTGAGGCTAAAAAAGCGGGTCATTTAGAAATGGGTAAAGGTCCTGTTATTGCTTATGCGCCAGCTGTACAACAAAAATTACGTGATTTAATTACAGAAACTGCCGAAGAAAAGAAAATTCCTTTTCAACGTTCTGCACTTTCAAGAGCAACAGGAACAGATACAGATGCTTTTGCTTACAGTAATGGTGGCGTTGCTTCTGCATTAATTTCTTTACCATTACGTTACATGCACACAACTGTAGAAATGGTACATAGAGATGATGTAGAAAATGTGATTAAAATGATTTATGAAACTTTATTAAAAATTAAAGACGGAGAAACTTTCTCTTATTTTGATTAA
- a CDS encoding NUDIX domain-containing protein, which yields MDELIDILTPEGKPTGEIALKSEAHKKGLFHATVHIWLFTSDQKIVLQKRALSKKVFPGLWDISVAGHIAAGENVLNSAIREVKEEIGLQLQKEDLIKIGTRIHQVSHANGIQDNEHHHVFIAELKTSIEGLIIQEEEVAAIKLFDLDILKNTKKHKNVLLSRFHDYYVSVYNQIYQKVKEK from the coding sequence ATGGATGAACTTATAGACATATTAACTCCAGAAGGAAAACCTACAGGAGAAATTGCTTTAAAATCTGAAGCGCATAAAAAAGGGTTATTTCATGCAACTGTTCATATTTGGCTATTTACTTCTGATCAAAAAATAGTATTGCAAAAAAGAGCTTTATCTAAAAAAGTCTTTCCTGGTTTATGGGATATTTCTGTTGCAGGACATATTGCAGCAGGAGAAAACGTACTCAACTCTGCAATAAGAGAGGTTAAGGAGGAGATAGGTTTACAATTACAAAAAGAAGATTTAATTAAAATAGGAACAAGAATCCATCAAGTTTCTCATGCAAATGGAATTCAAGACAATGAACATCATCATGTTTTTATTGCCGAGTTAAAAACTTCAATTGAAGGTTTAATCATTCAAGAGGAAGAAGTTGCTGCTATTAAATTATTTGATTTAGATATTCTTAAAAACACAAAAAAACATAAAAACGTTTTACTTTCGAGGTTTCATGATTATTATGTTTCAGTTTACAATCAAATTTATCAAAAAGTAAAAGAAAAATAG
- a CDS encoding acetyl-CoA carboxylase biotin carboxyl carrier protein subunit has translation MNNQFNVKVNKSLEFDITTDDVINADIVQTSSSKFHILQNNTPFNAEIINADFLQKKYSIKINNNTYDVAISNTLDLLIKDMGFTIGTSKLVNSIKSPMPGLILAVNVAIGDEVKEDDSLLILEAMKMENSILSPRDGIVKAISVTKGEAVDKAQLLIEFE, from the coding sequence ATGAATAATCAATTTAACGTAAAAGTCAATAAATCTTTAGAATTTGATATTACAACGGATGATGTTATTAATGCTGATATTGTTCAGACATCAAGTTCAAAATTTCATATCCTACAAAACAATACTCCATTTAACGCAGAAATTATAAATGCTGATTTTCTTCAAAAAAAATATTCTATTAAAATAAATAACAACACCTATGATGTAGCTATTTCTAATACTTTGGATTTGTTAATAAAAGACATGGGGTTTACGATTGGAACTTCAAAATTAGTCAATTCAATAAAATCGCCAATGCCTGGATTAATTTTAGCTGTTAATGTTGCTATTGGAGATGAAGTTAAAGAAGATGATTCTTTATTAATACTAGAGGCTATGAAAATGGAAAACAGTATTCTTTCTCCTAGAGATGGAATAGTTAAAGCTATTTCGGTTACAAAAGGAGAAGCAGTAGATAAAGCTCAATTATTAATTGAATTTGAATAA
- the accC gene encoding acetyl-CoA carboxylase biotin carboxylase subunit, whose amino-acid sequence MKKLLVANRGEIAIRVMRTAKKMGIKTVAVYSTADRNAPHVKYADEAVLIGEAPSNKSYLLGDKIIEVAKKLNVDAIHPGYGFLSENAEFAEKIAQNNITFIGPKSKAIKIMGSKLAAKEAVKAYHIPMVPGTDEAITNIAEAKSIASKIGFPILIKASAGGGGKGMRIVEKEADFESQMERAISEAINAFGDGAVFIEKYVASPRHIEIQVMADAHGNVIHLFERECSIQRRHQKVVEEAPSGVLTPELRNKMGEAAIKVAKACDYLGAGTVEFLLDENHNFYFLEMNTRLQVEHPVTELISGTDLVELQIRVARGEVLPIKQEDLKINGHALELRVYAEDPLNDFLPSVGRLDVYKLPVGKNIRVDNGFEEGMDIPIYYDPMLSKLITYGKTRNEAIELMLKAINDYKIEGIKTTLPFGSFVFEHEAFRSGNFNTHFVKQYYSPEALKEKQEEEAKMAALIAVKQYIEDQKLLRLPN is encoded by the coding sequence ATGAAAAAGTTATTAGTTGCAAATAGAGGAGAAATTGCAATTCGTGTAATGCGAACTGCAAAAAAAATGGGCATTAAAACAGTTGCTGTTTATTCTACTGCTGATAGAAATGCACCACATGTAAAATACGCAGATGAAGCTGTTTTAATTGGGGAAGCTCCTTCAAATAAATCTTATTTATTAGGAGATAAAATAATAGAAGTTGCAAAAAAATTAAATGTAGATGCTATTCATCCTGGTTATGGGTTTCTTAGTGAAAATGCTGAATTTGCAGAAAAAATAGCACAAAACAACATCACGTTTATTGGACCAAAATCGAAAGCCATAAAAATTATGGGAAGTAAGCTCGCAGCAAAAGAAGCTGTTAAAGCATATCATATTCCTATGGTTCCGGGAACCGATGAAGCGATTACAAATATTGCTGAAGCAAAATCTATTGCTTCAAAAATTGGGTTTCCTATTCTTATTAAAGCCTCTGCTGGAGGTGGAGGAAAAGGAATGCGTATTGTAGAAAAAGAAGCCGATTTTGAATCGCAAATGGAAAGAGCAATCAGTGAAGCAATAAATGCTTTTGGTGATGGTGCTGTTTTTATAGAAAAATATGTAGCCTCTCCACGCCATATCGAAATTCAAGTTATGGCAGATGCGCATGGTAATGTTATTCATCTTTTCGAAAGAGAATGCAGTATTCAACGTCGTCATCAAAAAGTAGTTGAAGAAGCACCTTCAGGTGTTTTAACGCCAGAATTGCGTAATAAAATGGGGGAAGCTGCTATCAAAGTAGCTAAAGCGTGTGATTACCTTGGCGCTGGAACTGTTGAGTTTCTTTTAGACGAAAATCATAATTTCTATTTTCTAGAAATGAATACCAGATTGCAGGTAGAACATCCTGTTACAGAATTGATTTCGGGTACAGATTTAGTAGAACTCCAAATTCGTGTTGCTCGTGGTGAAGTACTTCCTATAAAACAAGAGGACTTAAAAATAAACGGTCACGCCTTAGAATTACGTGTGTATGCAGAAGATCCTTTAAACGACTTTTTACCAAGTGTAGGACGTTTAGACGTTTATAAATTACCTGTTGGCAAAAATATTCGTGTTGATAATGGTTTTGAAGAAGGTATGGATATTCCAATTTATTACGACCCGATGCTTTCAAAATTAATTACCTATGGAAAAACAAGAAATGAAGCTATTGAATTAATGCTAAAAGCCATTAACGATTATAAAATTGAAGGAATAAAAACGACTTTGCCTTTTGGAAGCTTTGTTTTTGAACATGAAGCTTTTCGCTCTGGAAACTTCAATACTCATTTTGTAAAACAATACTATTCTCCTGAAGCCTTAAAAGAAAAGCAGGAAGAAGAAGCAAAAATGGCAGCGTTAATAGCTGTGAAACAATATATTGAAGATCAAAAACTATTACGTTTACCAAACTAG
- a CDS encoding acyl-CoA carboxylase subunit beta, giving the protein MDSKIKDLNEKLAQAYLGGGQNRIDKQHEKKKLTARERVNYLLDEGSFEEIGALVTHRTKDFGMENQQFYGDGVVTGYGNINGRLVYVFAQDFTVFGGSLSETHAEKICKIMDLAVKVGAPIIGLNDSGGARIQEGVRSLGGYADIFYRNVQASGVIPQISAIMGPCAGGAVYSPAMTDFTLMVEDTSYMFVTGPNVVKTVTNETVTSEELGGASTHSTKSGVTHKTSTNDIECLEDIKKLLSYLPQNNTETPTPIPFELKDEIRGSLSTIIPDNANKPYDMHSVISGIIDEDSFYEIHKNYAENIIVGFARLGGRSIGIVANQPQFLAGVLDVNSSKKAARFVRFCDAFNIPLLVLEDVPGFLPGTDQEWNGIIVHGAKLLYAFSEATVPRVTVITRKAYGGAYDVMNSKHIGADMNFAWPSAEIAVMGAKGAAEIIFKSEIKSAKNPEEKWKEKEAEYAELFANPYSASQRGFIDEIILPKDTRRKLIKAFSMLENKEVNRPKRKHGNIPL; this is encoded by the coding sequence ATGGATTCTAAAATAAAAGATTTAAACGAAAAATTAGCCCAAGCCTATTTAGGTGGTGGACAAAATAGAATTGATAAACAACACGAAAAAAAGAAATTAACAGCTAGAGAACGTGTCAATTATCTTTTAGACGAAGGTTCTTTTGAAGAAATTGGCGCTTTGGTAACACATAGAACTAAAGATTTCGGAATGGAAAATCAGCAGTTTTATGGTGATGGTGTTGTTACAGGTTATGGAAACATAAACGGAAGATTGGTGTATGTATTTGCTCAAGATTTTACTGTTTTTGGTGGTTCTTTATCGGAAACCCACGCTGAAAAAATCTGTAAAATTATGGATTTGGCAGTAAAAGTAGGCGCTCCAATAATTGGATTAAACGATTCTGGTGGCGCTCGTATTCAAGAAGGGGTTAGGTCTCTTGGAGGTTATGCAGACATTTTTTATAGAAATGTGCAGGCTTCAGGAGTGATTCCGCAAATTTCTGCTATTATGGGACCTTGTGCAGGTGGCGCTGTTTATTCTCCAGCAATGACAGATTTCACTTTAATGGTGGAAGACACAAGTTATATGTTTGTAACCGGACCTAATGTTGTTAAAACAGTAACTAATGAAACAGTAACCTCTGAAGAACTTGGTGGTGCAAGTACACATTCTACAAAATCTGGTGTTACTCATAAAACTTCTACCAACGACATTGAATGTTTAGAAGATATAAAAAAATTACTTAGCTATTTACCTCAAAACAACACAGAAACTCCTACTCCAATTCCGTTTGAATTAAAAGATGAAATTAGAGGTAGTTTATCAACTATAATTCCAGATAATGCCAATAAACCTTATGATATGCATAGTGTTATAAGTGGTATTATTGATGAAGACTCTTTTTATGAAATCCATAAAAATTATGCAGAAAATATAATTGTAGGTTTCGCTAGACTTGGTGGAAGAAGTATTGGTATTGTTGCCAATCAACCACAATTTTTAGCAGGAGTTTTAGATGTAAATAGTTCTAAAAAAGCTGCCAGATTTGTACGATTTTGTGATGCTTTTAATATTCCTTTATTAGTTTTAGAAGATGTACCAGGTTTCTTACCAGGAACAGATCAAGAGTGGAATGGTATTATTGTTCATGGCGCAAAATTACTATATGCCTTTAGTGAAGCTACTGTACCACGTGTTACTGTAATTACTCGTAAAGCTTATGGTGGTGCTTATGATGTTATGAATTCTAAACATATTGGAGCAGACATGAACTTTGCATGGCCTAGTGCAGAAATTGCAGTTATGGGAGCAAAAGGTGCTGCTGAAATTATTTTTAAAAGTGAAATAAAATCTGCTAAAAACCCTGAAGAAAAATGGAAAGAGAAAGAAGCAGAATATGCTGAATTATTTGCAAATCCATATAGTGCTTCTCAACGTGGTTTTATTGATGAAATTATCTTACCAAAAGACACTAGAAGAAAATTAATAAAAGCATTTTCAATGCTCGAAAACAAAGAAGTAAATAGACCAAAACGTAAACACGGAAACATTCCGTTATAA
- a CDS encoding DUF6503 family protein has product MKKILLLLIIVITVSCKDEAKKETNKIETSIDKKENFPSELGKVFEKHGGINAWRKMSTLSFNKGEEVITTDLHSRKIVINTPKYSLGFDGKEVWLDEEVADSYKGNPSFYYNLYFYFYAMPFVLADNGIIYEKVADLTFEGIDYPGYKISYKANVGTSPDDNYIVYYNPKTYQMEWLKYTVTFKSKAPSDAFKIIRYNNWENISGFVLPKEITWYKKDKNGTPTLPTKPATVFTLPLVSEGKLSDLFFEKPLK; this is encoded by the coding sequence ATGAAAAAAATACTTTTATTATTAATTATTGTAATTACTGTTTCTTGTAAAGATGAAGCGAAAAAGGAAACAAATAAAATAGAAACTTCGATTGATAAAAAAGAAAATTTCCCAAGTGAATTAGGAAAAGTTTTTGAAAAACATGGTGGAATCAATGCGTGGAGAAAGATGAGTACTTTGTCTTTTAATAAAGGAGAAGAGGTTATTACGACTGATTTACATTCTAGAAAAATTGTAATTAATACTCCTAAATATTCATTGGGTTTCGATGGGAAAGAGGTGTGGTTAGATGAAGAAGTAGCAGATTCTTATAAAGGGAATCCGTCTTTTTATTACAATCTATATTTTTACTTTTATGCAATGCCATTTGTATTAGCGGATAATGGAATTATTTACGAAAAAGTAGCTGATTTAACTTTTGAAGGAATTGATTACCCTGGATATAAAATTTCTTATAAAGCGAATGTTGGAACTTCTCCTGATGATAATTATATTGTTTATTATAATCCTAAAACCTATCAAATGGAATGGTTAAAGTATACAGTAACTTTTAAATCTAAAGCGCCAAGTGATGCCTTTAAAATTATTAGATATAATAATTGGGAAAATATAAGTGGATTCGTTTTACCTAAAGAAATTACCTGGTATAAAAAAGATAAAAACGGAACACCAACATTACCTACTAAACCTGCAACAGTATTTACATTACCTTTAGTTAGTGAAGGTAAATTGTCAGATTTATTTTTTGAAAAACCTTTGAAATAA